A segment of the Candidatus Nitrososphaera gargensis Ga9.2 genome:
TCCCACGTCACGGATGTCTTCTTTGGTCAAACGCTGGGGCCACTTTGAATCTGCTATCTGTTTCAGCTTCTGGCTCCGTGCCATGATAAATATCACTATGCCCATCAAGAACATGGACACTGCAAGGACCAAGAGCTCAATTACGAGAGTTTGCAAGCTGTACCATAGACGGCGTCATTCTATTTAGCAAGTCCGCTAAATGTTAAAATTAAAACTGACCCATAGGTCAGTCATATATTTATTAGGAATTTCTAGCATCCACGCCATATGCGCCAAAGAACGCTGGTCATCGCCGGCCTGGCAGCTGTAGGCGTGGCGATTGCAGTAGCCGTGCCGATGGCGATACTCGCCATGCAGGAGTCACATGAGCTGAAATTCGAGTACGTCAAGTCAGGCGGCATAGCGGGCATCAACGAGAAGCTAGTGTTTGATTCCAAGACCGGCGTTATCACGTTCTACCGCAGCACTCTAGGCTCAACGGAAGAGAGACAGCTGTCAGACGCAAAGGTGCAGGAGCTTCGGCAGGCAATAGCCGGCAGCGGGTTCTTCGCGATGGACAGCGTCTACCCGCCAAGGCAGGGCCCGGCTGATTACTTTTCTTACTCGCTGACCATCACGATGGACGGCGTGACCCATTCAGTGTCGTGGATCGATGACTTTGCTTCATCTGAGCCGGTTCCTGCAGGGCTGAAGAGCATTGTCAGCGAAATAGAAGTCGCATACGCTAACGCTAGCTGAAAGGGTTATTTGACCAAGAAGACTTGGTGTGAAATCCGTGATATATTGAGTGCAGAGATTCAACTAGCTGGAAAATGGAAGAGATATAGTTGTTGGATAGAGATATACAATGATCCACAATTGCAGAAGGTTCAAGTATACAAGAATAGCGATTGTTGAACTGTGTCACAAAGTTCAACGCTGGCAGTAATAGTGGGTTTGGCTACAGGCATAGCCTTTGTGGCTTTGGTTGCTCACTCTTTAGACCACCAACACCTGTAGAACACTCTGCAAGCGTAGACATAAGCGACTTTGGGCTTACAACGTATTTTCTGTTTTCAGATGTAGAATCAAAGGTGCTCAACTTCACAGTTGATTGGGACACATCTTTGATACTGATGAATGTGGACGTGCCCCAGAACACCGAATTAAGAATCCGATTCCACGAGCATTTATTTGAACAGCTGGAACACCAACAGCGTCCAGAATGATATTGCTACGGAGATACGCTTATTATGTTTATGAATGAAGTGCAGGAACAACAGGTAACGTGGGAATATACCGAGCTTGAAGTAATAGCAACTATGCCACTCGAAGCTGGCACAAAGACCATCGAGATTGTTAGTACTGTTCCGATAGAGGAAACTCTCTCAAGTGAACAATTCACTGCTTGACCTCAATAGAACCCAAACCCCCACAATGCAGCAAAAACAACCGAAATGCAGCACTATAACAAACCATCTTTGCAGCGGAACTCTAAAACTAGTTCTTTAATAATAATCCACGCAGCTATTGCCCA
Coding sequences within it:
- a CDS encoding protealysin inhibitor emfourin, translated to MRQRTLVIAGLAAVGVAIAVAVPMAILAMQESHELKFEYVKSGGIAGINEKLVFDSKTGVITFYRSTLGSTEERQLSDAKVQELRQAIAGSGFFAMDSVYPPRQGPADYFSYSLTITMDGVTHSVSWIDDFASSEPVPAGLKSIVSEIEVAYANAS